A DNA window from Schistocerca americana isolate TAMUIC-IGC-003095 chromosome 4, iqSchAmer2.1, whole genome shotgun sequence contains the following coding sequences:
- the LOC124612512 gene encoding piggyBac transposable element-derived protein 2-like: MSIVHVPNTRDYWGEVTGTHLIKTTMTVNQYEQIRKFLHFNDNSAMIPRGEKGHDRLFKIRPIIELMRSRFQTIPVEECVSVDEQICSTKARSYLKQYMPNKPHKYGYKLFVISGISGYAYDFEIFTGDENEPEKRVTGEEDLVASANVVVRLSRILPRNMNHKLYCANYYTSLPLLVWLHKQGIYSLGTVRRNRVPDCKLPSEAELKKMARGASVERVATVDGVDISNVVWKDNKSVMLLSTLAGQQPIHEAGRYDKKTKSRITIPCPQIIKLYNKHMGGVDLLDSIIGRHKLLVKSRKWYIRLFYHLLDMGVVNSWLLYRRVAETKGIRRTMKLSEFRMEIAHCLCRSGQTSAKRGRPSNELENQIQAKKTKGPTAHVPPQDVMLDQVGHLPSYLQVRQRCKMPGCKGFSWVQCNKCAVALCLHKQKNCFM, from the coding sequence ATGTCAATAGTTCATGTACCTAATACGAGGGATTACTGGGGAGAAGTTACTGGTACTCATCTGATCAAGACAACAATGACAGTGAATCAGTATGAGCAAATACGTAagtttcttcacttcaatgacaacAGTGCAATGATACCCAGGGGTGAAAAAGGTCATGATAGACTCTTCAAGATAAGACCCATAATAGAATTGATGAGATCTCGGTTTCAAACAATACCTGTTGAGGAGTGTGTTTCTGTTGATGAACAGATATGTTCAACAAAGGCTAGAAGTTATTTGAAACAATACATGCCAAACAAGCCTCATAAATATGGatacaaattatttgttattaGTGGCATATCTGGTTATGCCTACGATTTTGAGATTTTCACTGGAGATGAAAATGAACCAGAAAAAAGAGTGACTGGGGAGGAAGACTTGGTAGCAAGTGCAAATGTTGTAGTTCGACTCAGTAGGATACTACCAAGAAATATGAACCACAAACTGTACTGTGCCAATTATTACACAAGTCTGCCACTGCTTGTATGGTTACATAAACAAGGAATTTACTCACTTGGGACAGTCAGAAGAAACAGAGTGCCAGACTGCAAGCTCCCTTCAGAAGCTGAGCTGAAGAAAATGGCACGAGGTGCATCAGTAGAGCGCGTCGCAACAGTGGATGGTGTCGACATATCAAATGTAGTGTGGAAAGATAACAAGAGTGTGatgttgctttctacacttgctggACAGCAGCCTATTCATGAAGCAGGGAGGTATGACAAAAAAACAAAGTCAAGAATAACAATACCTTGTCCACAAATAATTAAGCTCTACAATAAACATATGGGAGGTGTTGACCTTCTTGACAGCATAATAGGTCGACATAAACTTCTTGTGAAAAGTCGAAAATGGTATATAAGATTGTTTTACCATCTCCTGGACATGGGAGTAGTCAATTCCTGGCTGTTGTATAGGAGAGTAGCAGAAACAAAAGGGATTAGGAGAACTATGAAACTCTCCGAATTTCGAATGGAAATTGCTCACTGTTTGTGTCGCTCAGGTCAAACTTCAGCAAAACGGGGAAGGCCGAGTAATGAACTCGAAAACCAAATACAAGCTAAGAAGACAAAGGGGCCCACAGCACATGTACCTCCACAAGATGTAATGCTGGATCAAGTAGGTCACCTGCCTTCGTACTTGCAAGTGAGACAGAGGTGCAAAATGCCAGGATGCAAGGGATTTTCCTGGGTTCAGTGTAataaatgtgcagttgcattgTGTTTGCACAAACAAAAGAACTGTTTCATGTAA